The genomic window CCTCAGCGAATTTTATTGCTCCTGCATACCACGTTGAACCTGGCCCCACCGTTACCGTCATTTTCCATTCGTACATTTCTTCAGCTACCGATGCATTCGATGTGCACCCTCCTAAACCAACAAGCAAAAGAAGAAATAAGCTTTTGTTTATGATTTTCTTAACCATCTCGACCTCCTTCTCGACACCTTTATTAAAGCGCTTACATAAAGGACGATCTCCGGGTGGAGACCAAAATTAGTTCTTTCCCTAATAGGAAAAAAGCTATTTATGGGGCAATTAAATGAAAATGTTCTTATTTGGATTAAACAAATTAGTTGGATCCAAAGCTCGCTTTATGGATTTCATCACACGTAAGGCGTCACCATGCTCCTCTTCTAAATACTTCACTTTTCCGACACCTACCCCATGTTCACCTGTACATGTTCCGTTAACCTGTAAGGCAAAACGAACGATTTTTTCGTTATATGCAGCTACATTGGCTAATTCGTTTGAATCATGTGGGTCAACTAACAATAGAGCATGAAAATTGCCATCACCTACATGTCCGACAATGCCGGCTTCAATGTGATGTTCTAAGGCAGTCATTTGTGCATGTTTAATGGCCTCAGCAAGGCTTGAAAGAGGAACACAGACATCTGTCACCATTAATTTCTTTCTTGGCTCACTATGTGAAAAGGCGTAGGCAACATTGTGTCGTGCATGCCATAATGCACTTCGTTCAGCGTTGTCTTTAGCATAATGAAAATCAGTGCTATTATAGTCACTCATAATGCTTTCACAAAACGCCAAATCATGCTGAACCGATTGTGGATTCCCATGAAATTCTAAAAACAACGTAGGGCTTAGAGGGAATTTCGTATCGTTATGCTGATTGACTTTCATCATGGAAATCTCGTCAATGAGTTCTATTCTAGCTACAGGGATTCCAGCTTGTAAAACAGCCGTGACTGAAGAAACAGCGTCGTGAAGAGATGGAAACTGTACACGACCAGCCACGATCTTTTCTGGAATGCCATAGACCTTTAACGTCATTTCTGTATAACAACCGAGTGTCCCTTCAGCTCCGACAAATAAATTATTGAGATCATAGCCGGAGGATGATTTAACAGCTCGATTTCCACTATGAATAATAGTCCCATCTGCCAAGACGACTTCAAGATCTCTAACTTGATCTCGCATCACACCGTATTTGACTGAATTCGTTCCACTTGCATTGGTTGAGACCATCCCCCCAACAGTTGCATTTGCGCCAGGATCTACAGAGAAAAACAAGCCGTATTTTTTTAATTCTTGGTTTAGTTGATCACGAGTGACACCAGGCTGTACGGTCACTAACAGATCTTCCGGATCAACGGACAGAATCGCATTCATTTGGCTAAAATCAATGACAACTCCTTTTTGATAAGGGATTACATGTCCTTCTAAACTTGTGCCTAAACCGTAAGGATAAATTTTTTCATTAAAGCTTGCGGCTAGTTTTACAATTGAACGTACATCCTCTTTAGACTGAGGATAAACAACAACGTCTGGCAATGATGGCTGGTGATAGGATTCATCACTACTATGAAGAGAGCGCTGTGTTTCGTTGAAATACACGTTTTGCTTGCCTACTTTCATCACCAATTCTTCAATAAACGGGGTTGATTTTAATGTTCCCACGTCACATCCTCCTTTTTAGCAATGTAAGCTCCGTCTGTTACATCCACTATCGAAACAGTGTCACCAATTTTAATATCTGTGTTACTGCATCTAGCAGACAATCGCATGCCCTTTCGTATGTTAATACATACAATCACATAGGGAGAAAGGGCTTGCAGTTTCTCTGGAGCTGCGTAGATCGTTGTATGAGAATAAACAATACCTCTACCCTCTATTCGTTGTTCAACTTGGTTGTCACTTAAACATTTTGAGCAATAGAGCTTTTGCTCAAGCCATTCATGGTGGCAATCAAGGCATGCGTAGAGAGGAATGTTCATTTTATGCGCCCTCCTTCTTAAACAGATGAACGAGGGAATAAGCACCTGTACCACCAAGGTTCTGTGCTAAACCAATCCGTGCTTGTTCTACTTGATTGCACGCTTCACCCCTTAATTGGCTTATAATTTGTACAATTTGTGCAATACCCGTTGCTCCGATAGGGTGACCTTTTGACAATAAGCCGCCGCTAGTGTTTACAGGAATTTCTCCTCCATGTTCTGTTAGGTGTTTTTCAATTGCTTCAAAGCCAGTTCCTTTCTCAAAAAAACCGAGTTCTTCAATGGCAATGATCTCAGTCATCGAGAAGCAATCGTGCAATTCGACTACATCCACATCTTTCGGTTCTAAAGAAGCTTGTTCATATGCCTGTTTCGCTGCCTCATACGTGGCTGGTATTCGGGTTAAATCGTTCACTTCTTGCATAATGGGTGTGCCTGATGCTTGACCTGAAGCAATGATCTCTACTCCGCTATTCCTGTTGTTCTCGATGACTACAGCAGCAGCTCCATCTGATAGTGGGGAGCAGTCATATAAGCCAAGGGGATCCGTAATCATTCGAGCATTGATAATTTCTTCTAACGTCAACTCTGTATGAAATTGTGAAAGAGGATTATGCAATGCATAATTTCTGTTTTTGCGGGCAACCATGGCTAAGTGCGTTTTTGTTGCGCCATACTCATACATGTAGCGATTGGCTACAGCACCGAAGTAACCTGGAAACGTTAATCCAGTGTTTGATTCCATCGTGCTGTTGTCCATCGCATAATTAATCGCTGTGATGACTTGATTCGTATGAATATGTGTCATTTTCTCGCCACCAACAACGAGTATGGCGTTGTACTCTCCTGCTTTGAGTAATTGATAGGCTTGCCGAAACGCAATTCCACCTGAAGCACATGCCCCTTCTGTTTTCATAGAAGGGATATTGCCTAAACCTAACTCAGATACAAGAATGCTTCCTAAAATTTCTTGCTGTTCTAAAGGTCCTCCCATGAAATTACCAACAATAATGGCGTCAATCTTTGGTCTACCGGCATCAATAAGTGCTTGCCGAGATGCTTTTAAAAGCAAGGTTTTCAATGAATCATTGCATTTTCCAAATGGGGTCATGCCTAAACCAGTTACAGCAACACGAGTCATCCTTTCACCCCTTCTTCATACAATTTTTTTAATTCTCTTCTTAAAATCTTTCCATATGGGCTCTTCGGTAAGGATGGAACAATCTTAATATGTGCTGGTTTTTTATAGCTTGCTACGTGTTCTTTACAGTGAGTCACCAGCTGACTTTCTTCAACAGTAACGCCATTTTTCAAGACAACATGGGCATAAACCGACTCACCCCACTTCTCATTCTCGACACCAAAAACACAAGCTTCTTTCACTGCTTTGTGGAGATTAAGTACCTCTTCCACCTCTCTAGGGTAAATGTTCATACCGCCGCTAATAATGACGTCGTTTTTTCGATCAATTAAATGCAGATGTCCAAAAGGATCGACCCAACCTAAATCCCCTGTATAAAACCAGCCATCTTTTATAGCGTTGTTTGTTGCCTCATCATTTGCCCAATAGTTATCCATTACTAGAGGACCCTTACATGTAATTTCTCCAACCTCGCCTTGACGAACTTCATTTCCCGTTTCATCCCGAAGAACCATTTCCACCATCGGACCAACCGCACCACACGATGATAAGTAATATGGTAGTTTGCTTTTTGGCATAATAGTAATGGCCATCGGTGCTTCAACTAATCCATACGTCTCAGCGAATATGGGACCAAGTTTGTCGAGAGCCTCTTGCAATTTTTCTGAAGCAATTGGTGCCCCTGCCATATTTATTGACTTTAAATAGCGTAGCTTTTTAGGCTCAAAAGCCTCATCTTGAACCATCAAATTAACAATGGTTGGAACCATAAATATAGTTGTGACTCTCTCTTTTTCAAGCTGATCTGCTATGGATTTTGGATCGAATTTGTCGAAAATGACTTGCTTAAGCCCGAAGAATAAAGCACATTGAGCTAAAAAATTACTACCGTGAGTTAAGGGTGCTACATGACCGACAACATCTTCATAGCCTAACTCACAAGCCATTATAAGCGATTGTGCAGAGGCAATAATAGCACGATGAGATAATACAGCTCCTTTTGGTCTGCCTGTCGTGCCCGATGTATACATAATAGCAAAAGCGTCCGTGTCTAAGACAGAACAATCTGGGTATTCAGAATGAACATTAGCCAATAAGGACTCATATTCATTCTCAAACGTTACAATATCTCCTCTATAGTCAACATTCATGAGTAAGGAGATTTCACCAATAATTAATTTCGCCTTAGCATTTTCTAAAATAAATTGTATTTCTTTTGGATGAAGTTTCGTATTAATTGGTACTTTAATCAGTCCCGTCATGGCTACAGCAAGATCAATAACAATGTGTTCAACTCGATTTGCTGATAAAATTCCAATTCGGTCTCCCTTTAGTAATCCTTTAGATGTGAAAACTGAAGCGAGTCGACACGACTCTTCTTTTAACTGTCGATACGTTAATTGACGTCGTTTATCAACAACAGCTATTTTTTCTGCATGTTGCGTGCATGTTTGTTTCGCCAACTGTGAAAGCGTTATCAAAATAGCACCTCCTTATGTCGATTTAGAAGTAAACGAGATGGTTTTGTAGTTTAAAGCAGCATTGTATTTACGTATGGCGGTCACATCATGTGAGTGGATGAGCGTAAATTCAACAGTTATGCAAACTTTATTGTAGCCCCTTAGGAAATGACCAGCATGAATACTTCCGTCCATTCGCTCAACAAGTCCATGTAAATGCATATCAAGATCACCGCTCTCATCTTGACAAATGAAGCCAGTCGCTTGGATTAACTCAACAGGTTCATGAATAGTGAATGGGTCCGCATAGCCGTCTGGTCTATTTTTTTCATTTACTTTAAAAACGGTGAATCCTGTTTTATCTAAAGAACCAATACACGTAACCATACCTGAATGAATCTGATGTTCTTTACAGATGGCAAGAATCCCGTCCATTAAATCATCTCCGACACCTAATGAACCATATAAGACTTGATTGTTCGTCGCTATTTGAATACTCATATGTGTATCCTCCCCAGAACGTTATCCAATGGCAGAACCTCCACAAACTTTTAATACTTCTCCTGTGACATAGTCAGAGTAAGAAGAAGCAAAGTACACAACGGCACCGGCAATGTCTTCTGGATTGCCCATACGATTAATGACTTGATTACTTAATGGATAATCAAGGTCCTTTGTAATTTCAGTTTTAATTGGTCCTGGTGCAATACTATTGCATGTAATGCCAAGTTCACCGACTTCTTTCGCAATCCATTTTGTTAGCGCAATAACACCGCCTTTTGAAGCTGCGTAGGCAGGACCAGACCGGGCTGATTTTTTCCCGTCGTTATAGGATAAAGGGCCGCCCATAATCCCTGAAATAGAACTAACATTAATAATTTTACCGTGTCCTTGCTTTTTCATATAAGGATAAATAGCTGCTTTTGACATGAGGAATGTTCCCCTTAAGTTTGTATTAATGTCCCGATCCCACATCTCCTCTGTCATCTGTTCAAGATCTAATCTTGAGCATGTACCTGCATTGTTGACAACAATATCAATGGATCCAAATCGTTCATTAACGTCTTTCATTAATTGTTCAATAACTGCATTATCTTTTACATCAAGACCCACACTCATCACTTCACTGTGACTAAATTCTTGAAGCTTCCTAATTGTCGCTGATGTTTCCTCACAATTTAGTAGATCCACTAACACAACATGGGCACCTTCTTTAGCGAGAGCGATTGCAGAGGCCGCTCCAATTCCTCGAGATGCACCTGTAATAATCGCTACTTTTCCTAACAATGTCGTCATGTTTGTTCATCCTCCAATTTCACTTATTAGTTTGTAAAACTAGTCACTCCAACCAAGTGTGTATGAAATTTTTCTTGCATAATTGACTAATTGATCAATGATCATTTGTGTCTTCTCTGGATCTAACCGTATCTCTACACCAGCAACACTTAATGCCGCTACCACCGTTCCTGTCGAATCATAAATTGGTGCCGCCATCCCTTTTAAACCAATCAAATATTCTTGATTGTCAATGGCATATCCATGCTCCCTTATGGAAGCCAATTCGTCGAGTAATGCTTGTTTTTCTGTAATGGTGTAATTCGTCTTTTTTTCAAGCTGCACACTGCTTAGATACGTCTCTAGAAGCGATTCATTTAAGTGAGCTAAAAAAAGTTTCCCCGAAGCGACAGTATAAGATGGCACTCGATCTCCAGGGCCTAGAACAATTCGAACCGTCTGTGAGCTTTCTACTTTCGACAAGTAGGATACGGAAAAATTGTGGAAAGTAGAAATAAGCACACTTTCACCCGACGTTTTCGCAAGCGCTTCCAAAAAAGGGCGTGAATCGCCTACAAGGTCGTAATGATTTTCTGCCATCTTTCCCAAATCAATAAACTTGTAAGACATGCGATACTTATTAGTCGGAAGCTTTTCAATAATACCACTCTCAAGTAATGTAACTAAAAATCTGTGTAAAGTGGTTTGATTAAGCCCTAACGCTCTAGCTAACTCAGTTGCTGTTTGTGGCTCTTTACATAATGATTCAATAATATCAAATGCTTTACCCAAACTTTTATTTTGATACTGCATCTCCAACACTCTTTTCGAATAGTGAATACTTGTTTTCTTTATATGAAAACCATAATACATTCCTATTTATCTGTCAATATAAAAATTCTGATTTTTTAAAGATCTAAACAAAGCCTGTAACACATGATGTGTTACAGGCTTTGTTTGATTTCACTTTTCCGATGAAAGCTATTAAATAATGCCTTGAAAGGTTAGTACGATTTGGGCAATCACAGCAGAGCCAATCAATGTTCCAAATAATACACAAGTTGAAACGACCATTGCTTTCCATCCCATCGTGACGAAATCTGTCCAGGATCGTCCAATTGCAATTCCGGCATAGGCTAAAATGGGTGTAGCAATGGATAGTAGATTGATTTCATTTGTAAATACGCTAACACTTTCTCCCCAAGGGGTTTGAGGAAGTGATGCGACGATTCCTATGGCGATGACATACACTACACTTGGAACGTTTAACGGAATCAGCTTACTCAGTAACTGCCCAAGCCCAGCAATAAGAATTAAAATAAGCATCCCCGCCATAGATTGTAACGAAAACATCCCGTCTCCGATTACATTACCGACGTAAGCGACCGAACCAACTACAAACATTAAAAGAAAGTATTCATGCAGATTTTTCATTCTTTTTTTCCTCTCCGCCCTTCCATTTTTTGAAAATCGTATAGAGTTTCTCGGTCATTGGTAATGCAATAAACATGCTAACGAATAAGCCTGTAGAATAGGTTAGTAAATTACTTGCTCCTGCGAAGGCAACAATTTGTGGTTCTAATTCTGGATATAGACCTACAAGTGATCCAACAGCTGCTGCCATCATACTCCCACTTCCAACGCCAGCCGCCATTGCTAGACTAAGAGGATGAAGAGGAGTGAAACTTGCTAGAAAACCAGCTATTAAGCCGTAAAACATGGCGCCGAACACTGTACCAAATATATAGACTGTGGTTACTCCTTTTCCTTCAGGTGATTCAAATCCATATTTGTCATAAATTAATCCTAAATTTGGTTCGCGGCCAACAGAGTGTGTCATACCTATCGCTTCACGCTTCATATTAAATAGCAATACGGCGATTGGAAGAGCTAAAAAAATCGTACCAAAATTCCCCACCTCTTGTAGCAACAGAGCTGGACCTGCTGCAATTAAATCCGTCAAGCCAGGCCCAATGGTTACGCCAATTTTTGCAATGAGTAGTGTTACACTTAACGTAATAATCGGTTCAGCATGTTTGGATTGTTTTTCCTTCACCAACGGAGTGAAAAAAAGAAGTAAACCTATTACAATAGCAAACAACATAGGAAGCAGCATAATAACGCCGGGACCAATCTCGATACGAATGGTACCAATGGCTTCTGTAATAAGGACGACTCCTAGCACTAAGAGGTGGAGTCGCCAATCTTTAATAAGATCCATCATCGCCTTCTAACCTACCTCCTTACTTCGTTCGCAATGAGTGAATAAACAGCAGTTGAATCAAGCGAAGCTTTTTTTTGTTGCAACGCTAAGCGGTAAAGCTGACTCACAATAGATGATACAGGTTGCGGGGTAGTCGATTGATTGGATAGTTTCATATAAAGTTCCAAATCCTTCGCCATATGGGCCAAAGAGAATAGGACGTTATCAAATGATTCGTCTTTTAAATTTTCACCAAATACTTCCATAGCACGGGAATGTCCTGAGCTCGCCTCTAAAACAGAAAATAATGTTGAAGCTTTGACCCCTTGCCCTTCCGCTACAACCATCGTTTCACTAAGTAAGCTAATCATGCCTGCGACAATCATATTATTGCAAAGCTTAACAGTTTGTCCTGCACCAGAGGAGCCTATGTATCGAATTTCTCCTCCTATTACCTTTAGATAAGGCAAAGCAGCTTCATATGCCTCTATTTTTCCACCGACCATCACCGTTAGTGTTCCAGCTTGGGCTCCAGCTGGTCCCCCGCTAACAGGGCAGTCTAGAAAATGAACACCGTAAGAACTTGCTTCTTGCTGTAAGCTCTTCGCTGTATCCGTGTCCGACGTCCCTACATCGAATACAAAAGTATTCGGCGAGAGGTGAGCGAAAAGTCCGTCTTCTCCACTTAAACTTTCGACAAGGAGTTTTGGAGTTGGCAATGAAAGAAAAACCGCACGAACATCAGCTGCAAATTCCTTCGTATTAGAAACAAAATGAGCGCCTAACGCTTCTAAATCCTTTTGAGCCTTGCACATTGGGTCACTCACATAAACCGTATAATTAGAAGATAATAAGTTTTGAACCATACCAGTACCCATTGCACCACAACCAATCATTCCAATAGATGTCATGATTTTCCTCCTTTTAAGATTTAATGTAAACTGCTTTCGTGTCTAACCAAAAATCGAGTGCTGTACTGCCTTGTTCGCGTAAACCAATACTTGACTGTTTCTTTCCGCCAAAGGGAAGCTGATTTTCATAATAATTAGATGGGATGTTCACATGAGCAACGCCAACTTCAATTTGTTGAATAAATGCTTGAGCTTTTGCTAAATCATTTGTATAGATAGATGAAGACAAACCAAACGATGTATCATTTGCAAGTTGAATCGCTTCTGCATAGGACTGAACAATCATTACCGCTACCACTGGACCGAAAATTTCTTCTTGTGCAATGGCCATATCACTCGTTACGTGACTAATAACAGTCGGAGCAACAAAATAGCCTTGATCAAGCCCGTTTTCAGTGAGACGTTTACCACCACATTCAATTTTTGCTCCTGCTTCTTTTGCACTCTGAATATAGTGCAAATAGGTATGCAGCTGTTTTTCGTTGGCAACAGCACCATTTTCAATTCCTTCATCTTGACCATAACCAACGCGTATTGCTTGAGCGGCTGCTTTGAGCTTTTCTAGCACGACTTCAGCAATCTCCTCAAGCACGATTACCCGGCTTGTTCCTGTACAGCTTTGGCCGTTGTTATACATACCACTAATCATAATGCCGTTAATAGCTTCATCAAGATTGGCATCTTCTAAGAGAATCGTCGCATTCTTGCCGCCTAGTTCGGCTTGCATTTTACCGCCGCGTGCTGATACAGTCTGTCCGAGTTTTAGTCCAACTGCTGTCGAGCCGGTAAACGAAATCGCTTTTAATGAAGCATTTTCGCCCATTTCTTTGCCAACAACGTCTCCATCACCAAAGACCAAGTTCAATACTCCTGCCGGCATACCTGCACGCTCAAATAATTCAACTAACTTAATTGCAATACGAGCCGTATCATTTGGTGGCTTGTAGACCACTGTATTCCCTGCAAGCATAGCCGGTGCTATCTTATATACACCTATACCTAATGGAAAATTGAAAGGAGTAATAACCCCCACTGCTCCTAATGGTTCTTTAATAGTGTATGTAAAATAATTCGGATCAATGGAAGGGAGGGTTTCTCCTGCTAAGCGATTTGCCGCGCCACTAAAATGCTTTAATGCTTGAATGGTAGCATCAACTTCCTTTTCAGCTGCTGTTACAGTCTTGCCTACTTCTGTTGAAATTAAGAGCGCTACTTCCTTTTTCTCATCTTCTAATAAGCGTATAAGTCGATAAAGAATGTCTACACGCTGTATAGGTGTAATAGAGCGCCAAAATGGAAAAGCTTCTTCTGCTACTTTAATAGCAGAGCGTGTATCATATACAGTAGAATTGGGAAAATAGCCAAGAATTTCGTTTGCCTTTCCAGGGTTAATACTTGCAAAGGTTTTTTCACTTTCTGAAGGAATCCATTTTCCTCCTATATAATTATGATAAGTGCTTGTCATATCGGTTTCACGACCTCCTAAATCAAGTTACACTTATCGTAATATTCAAATTAAATAAGGTGAATAGAGATTGTCACAAAGATGTTCATGGTTATATATGAAGACCCACATTGCATTTAAAGGCACTATCACTTATAGCTTCCAACAATTTATTCATTTTTTTTACAATTTACATAATTTAACTGCAGCAACTAAGTTTAGCCAATCCTCTTCAACTTCAATGGATTTATAAGAGAGATCTTCGATTTTTTTTAATCGCTGGTATAACGTGTTTGGATGAATATAGAGGGCGTCTGCAGTTTCTTTTCGATTTCGATTTTGATGAATAAACATTTTTAAAGTTTCCAATAAAATGGGATACTCACGTAAAGTACCGAGATGATCATAGATAAAAGAACGTCTATGCGTCCCTTCTATTTGCGTTAAAAGTCTATCAAGGCCGAGTGTCGGATAGCGATTTATTTCTCCCCTTTCGGCTAATGCCCATGCATTCATCGCTTCTTGAAAGAGTTGCTTATAGAGTGCTACTGGTGCAACACGACTTATCCCTAATTTATCACTGTCACTCTTTACGAGCTTAGACAATAATGTCTCCTGGATGGTTTGTTCTTTTTCAAAAAACAGAATCCAAAATTGATCATACGAGATAAGTTTCCACTGCTTTGAAAAGGACGGTAAAAGTGATTGTATAGTTTGATGATGACTAAACAAATCTTGCTCTTGCTTTTTCAAAACAACGCTAGTCACTGGAGTAGTAGAATTCATTCTCCAAAAATCTTCGTCAAATTGATTGTTCGCTAATACGCTCTTGAACCGTTCCTCTTCCTTTGCTAACTTGGTCGTCAGATGTTTCTCATCATAGACCATAAGTATTCCAATGGCATTAGCTGCTTCTTCGATATAATAAAGCTCCTCAACGTTAGGCTGCTGTTTCATTAATAACCAGCCTCTATGAGAATAGTGACTTTTTATTGGAAAGGAAGCATACCCCTCGATCACATTCTCATTGTAATGTACGGAACGATCCTGTAATAAACGAGATAATAGCTGTACAATTCTATCCTGATTACCACCTTCGTGAAGAACTTGATAAAAATAATTTTTTGCCTCTTGTTTTAATGTGTACGTATGAAGCTTACGTTTATGGTGTTCGAACTTCTCTTCTTTTTCTAAGGCAATAAGCGCATATTCTAGTAACTCTGATACAAGGTAAAGATCTTGTAATGTGAATGAAGACAACGGTTGACATCGATTCACCGTTATCGTGGCAAAGCATTCTCCGTGAAGAATTATAGGGATGCTCATAGAGGTGTAAACAGTCTGATAAGCGACCCCCTCAAGGTAATATTTTCTATTTATATCTGAGATATTTGACATTGCTTGTTCTACTTCTGTTGGTTTCAAAAAAAGTACCGGAGTTTGTTCGTTATACACCGATCCCGTTATCGACTCACCAGGAGAAAAGGCTACCTGATAAAGCTGTGGTGAATGATTCCCCATACTGCTTTTCAAGCGTAATACATGGCTTTTTTTGTCGTATGTATAGATTAACACCATGTCTGTGTCTTGAATAACCGTTGCCACTGCACTAGTCAAAATATGAAGAATCTGATCGAGTCCTTGAGCTTTCATAAACGCTCGTCCAGCTTTTCGTAGCTCATGCTCATTTCCCACTTTACATTCCTACCTTCCTTAGTTTATATAAAGATATTTATTTATTATGACGGATTACTGCTACAACATCTACTGCTTTTCAAATAAGACTTAAAAGTTAGATTCCGTGTTTGCTTCCACTTACTGCTTATACAATTCATTGGTTACTTGAACATTCCATTAGCCCATCTCATAGTATGAAAGAAAATAAACGAAGGAGACGATGAACTGTGCATAACCACCATAGAACCTTAGCCTACCCTTATTTTCATCAACATTATAGGATGGGAATGCCTTCATACCATTATCAAGCAAGGACAGACTTCGGAAATTCACCTTTCACTGTAAATATATCAGAGGCTTCTAAGCAAAATCAGTATTATCGATCGGCCATTTGGACGGGAGAACATTTACAAGTGACCTTAATGAGTATAAATGTTGGCGATGATATTGGCCTTGAAATTCATCCAAATACTGATCAGTTTTTTCGCGTTGAACAAGGACAAGGTCTTGTCCAAATGGGTAGTAATCCAAACAATCTTCACTTTGAATCAGTCATATCTGACAATAGTGCCATTATGGTTCCAGCCAATACATGGCATAATATTATTAATACTGGCCCCGTTCCGCTTAAATTGTATTCCATCTATGCTCCTCCTCATCATCCCTTTGGAACCGTTCAGCCTACAAAGGCGGATGCAATGGAAACATAAAAGAAAAGGAGTAGTGTTTAAAAACATTACTCCTTTTCTTCTTTTAACTTATAGACAAGCCAGCACTCGCATACCCTGCTACAGTATTTAATAACGTAACTCCTGCCGCAGTAGCCGAAAAGACGATTAATAATCGATCTCCTGTCGTTACAGGGATAGATAAACCTGTCGCATTACCTGTTGAAATTGTCCCAAGAGCTAGCGCTCCCGTTAACGCTGGCGCTAAAGTAACCGAGGCTCCCGGTATTGCCGTAAGGGTGTTCGTAGCCGCCGGCCCTGCAGATCGAAAGACTTGTGCAGTTATTGTAACCGTTGTTCCTATTAATGTTAAGGCAACAGTGGTACTAAATAATGCGGATAAAGAGGTAATCACACCGTCTCTTGGCACTAAAAATGCAAAGTTTAACAATGTGCCTGCTGCTCCAGTTAAATCAATCGTATTGCCACCGATTAAACTTAATCCAGTAACGGAGTTTCCAAAACCGACTAAGCTCGTTGTTCCGACTAAACCACCTGCAATTGTTGTTAATGCCGTTGGTAATCCAGATGCAAATGGAACGATTGCACCTGCACCAGTAACTCCAGTTGCTCCGGTTACCCCTGTTACTCCAGTTGCCCCAGTAGCTCCAGTTGCCCCAGTAGCTCCTGTTACCCCATCTAATCCTGTAGGTCCGGTTACTCCCGTTACTCCAGTCGCTCCTGTTGCTC from Shouchella hunanensis includes these protein-coding regions:
- a CDS encoding IclR family transcriptional regulator, translated to MQYQNKSLGKAFDIIESLCKEPQTATELARALGLNQTTLHRFLVTLLESGIIEKLPTNKYRMSYKFIDLGKMAENHYDLVGDSRPFLEALAKTSGESVLISTFHNFSVSYLSKVESSQTVRIVLGPGDRVPSYTVASGKLFLAHLNESLLETYLSSVQLEKKTNYTITEKQALLDELASIREHGYAIDNQEYLIGLKGMAAPIYDSTGTVVAALSVAGVEIRLDPEKTQMIIDQLVNYARKISYTLGWSD
- a CDS encoding FAD-binding oxidoreductase yields the protein MKVGKQNVYFNETQRSLHSSDESYHQPSLPDVVVYPQSKEDVRSIVKLAASFNEKIYPYGLGTSLEGHVIPYQKGVVIDFSQMNAILSVDPEDLLVTVQPGVTRDQLNQELKKYGLFFSVDPGANATVGGMVSTNASGTNSVKYGVMRDQVRDLEVVLADGTIIHSGNRAVKSSSGYDLNNLFVGAEGTLGCYTEMTLKVYGIPEKIVAGRVQFPSLHDAVSSVTAVLQAGIPVARIELIDEISMMKVNQHNDTKFPLSPTLFLEFHGNPQSVQHDLAFCESIMSDYNSTDFHYAKDNAERSALWHARHNVAYAFSHSEPRKKLMVTDVCVPLSSLAEAIKHAQMTALEHHIEAGIVGHVGDGNFHALLLVDPHDSNELANVAAYNEKIVRFALQVNGTCTGEHGVGVGKVKYLEEEHGDALRVMKSIKRALDPTNLFNPNKNIFI
- a CDS encoding PPC domain-containing DNA-binding protein — protein: MSIQIATNNQVLYGSLGVGDDLMDGILAICKEHQIHSGMVTCIGSLDKTGFTVFKVNEKNRPDGYADPFTIHEPVELIQATGFICQDESGDLDMHLHGLVERMDGSIHAGHFLRGYNKVCITVEFTLIHSHDVTAIRKYNAALNYKTISFTSKST
- a CDS encoding class I adenylate-forming enzyme family protein, producing the protein MITLSQLAKQTCTQHAEKIAVVDKRRQLTYRQLKEESCRLASVFTSKGLLKGDRIGILSANRVEHIVIDLAVAMTGLIKVPINTKLHPKEIQFILENAKAKLIIGEISLLMNVDYRGDIVTFENEYESLLANVHSEYPDCSVLDTDAFAIMYTSGTTGRPKGAVLSHRAIIASAQSLIMACELGYEDVVGHVAPLTHGSNFLAQCALFFGLKQVIFDKFDPKSIADQLEKERVTTIFMVPTIVNLMVQDEAFEPKKLRYLKSINMAGAPIASEKLQEALDKLGPIFAETYGLVEAPMAITIMPKSKLPYYLSSCGAVGPMVEMVLRDETGNEVRQGEVGEITCKGPLVMDNYWANDEATNNAIKDGWFYTGDLGWVDPFGHLHLIDRKNDVIISGGMNIYPREVEEVLNLHKAVKEACVFGVENEKWGESVYAHVVLKNGVTVEESQLVTHCKEHVASYKKPAHIKIVPSLPKSPYGKILRRELKKLYEEGVKG
- a CDS encoding thiolase C-terminal domain-containing protein, which codes for MTRVAVTGLGMTPFGKCNDSLKTLLLKASRQALIDAGRPKIDAIIVGNFMGGPLEQQEILGSILVSELGLGNIPSMKTEGACASGGIAFRQAYQLLKAGEYNAILVVGGEKMTHIHTNQVITAINYAMDNSTMESNTGLTFPGYFGAVANRYMYEYGATKTHLAMVARKNRNYALHNPLSQFHTELTLEEIINARMITDPLGLYDCSPLSDGAAAVVIENNRNSGVEIIASGQASGTPIMQEVNDLTRIPATYEAAKQAYEQASLEPKDVDVVELHDCFSMTEIIAIEELGFFEKGTGFEAIEKHLTEHGGEIPVNTSGGLLSKGHPIGATGIAQIVQIISQLRGEACNQVEQARIGLAQNLGGTGAYSLVHLFKKEGA
- a CDS encoding SDR family NAD(P)-dependent oxidoreductase gives rise to the protein MTTLLGKVAIITGASRGIGAASAIALAKEGAHVVLVDLLNCEETSATIRKLQEFSHSEVMSVGLDVKDNAVIEQLMKDVNERFGSIDIVVNNAGTCSRLDLEQMTEEMWDRDINTNLRGTFLMSKAAIYPYMKKQGHGKIINVSSISGIMGGPLSYNDGKKSARSGPAYAASKGGVIALTKWIAKEVGELGITCNSIAPGPIKTEITKDLDYPLSNQVINRMGNPEDIAGAVVYFASSYSDYVTGEVLKVCGGSAIG
- a CDS encoding Zn-ribbon domain-containing OB-fold protein — its product is MNIPLYACLDCHHEWLEQKLYCSKCLSDNQVEQRIEGRGIVYSHTTIYAAPEKLQALSPYVIVCINIRKGMRLSARCSNTDIKIGDTVSIVDVTDGAYIAKKEDVTWEH